AGGTTTGATTACAATTTTTAATTCAGCTTCAACGGGTTTATAAGTAGTTTGACTAGACAATTGAGGATTTTGCGTACCGTAATAATCGTTACGTTCCTCTTTATAATATTCCGTTTCTCCTATTATTAAAGTAGCCTCATGGCCATTCAATGTGGATAGTCGCGGTGTTGAACGTAAATCTAACTTGCCTTCAGTTTCTAATGCTTTTAATTTTAGATAAAAATTTGGGGTTACTTTGCCCAGACTTGTTAAACCTAAATCATCTAAAAGATTGTTAACGGAACCTGAGCTTAAAGTCATATCTATGCCTGGCAATACTGAGCCTGAAGTTTCAACGGGTTCTTCACCTAAACCAGCTTCAATACCTGTTTCTACACCTCTGGTATCGGTCACTTCCATAATAATTACATCAATTAATACCACAGGAACCAATCGATCTATTTTCTTTAAAAACAGGTCAAATTCATAAATTCGATCTGCATCACCTAACAGCACAAAGCTATTTAGTTCAGCAAATTCTTTTACATCTATCCCCCTCATTAATTCTGCTGGAAATTGTTCTTTTAATTTGTCTACCGAGCGAAATTGCAGAGGAACCACCTTTATGGTTTTCAATTCAGGATTACTTCTGTCTCCAACAAAGCAAACCTCATTCTGAAATTTGTATGTACTCTCTCCTCCTTTAAATAAATGATATAAGAAATCGTCCCAGTTTACATTTTTTAAATGCAGACTCACATTACCTTTTAAAGGATTAAGCGTTGCATATTTTTTATTCAATTGTTGGGCTACATAAGAAAACAATTGGGCAACCGGATAATTATCAATATCAATGGAAATACTATCGTTTGATTGCACTTGAACTCCAGCAGCAGAACGCAAGCCCAAATTGACATTTGAGCGAACAGAATTACTTGCAGTATTTGACTTTGAACGATTGTTTTTTGACAATTGGCTTTCAATAACGTACAGCAGTTCATCTTCCTTTTTCACTTTTAAGTTATTGGAAAAAGCTAATTGCTCAAGAGCCTTATGAACAGGTAAATCTGCAACAAATCCATTTACTATTTGCCCATCTAAGCCTGGTGCTAAAATTAAATTCTTCCCACTTTTTTGTGTGATTACCTTTGCTACTTCTCCTAATCGAGCACCTTTCAAATCATAAGACAAGCTACTCTTTTCCTTAGCATAGCTGATATCTAAAGGTGGTGGTAGCATGGGGGTTTGTTTTGGTGCATACAATTTAATAATACTACCCATTACCTCTATTCGCAAATTGTATTCGCTGCATAGAAACAAAAGAACATCTTTCGCTTTAACTTTTGAGAAATTATTACTTACATAAATTTCCTGTGCATTTGGGATGCTCAAATTTAAGTCTACATCGTTTGCCAATGCACGTAAAAATTCATCAACTCGAACCCGATTAACACTTATATTGACTTCTGTATTTAAGGCTGGAATTTGCTCAATTGCTAATTGTTCCAGTTTTTTTTGAAGACTATCTAGTTTAGCTTGAGCATTAGCACCTGGTAGTAAGCACAATACAAACAACAATACTAAAAGATGGGCGTATATTTTTTTCAAGAATTCAGATTTTATAGAGTTTGATATTGGCATTTTTACAAAAAAGGGACTACAACAATAAATTTGTAAAAACATCTAATGATAACATTTCCAATTTATGTTTGTTAACTCCTTTTAACAATTGCACTAAAGTAGTATTATTTATGTTCTACCACAACACAAATAAACTATCTATATCAATTTTAATTAACCCCTCCCAACTATCTATTCGTACCAAAAACACATTCATTCCTCAATACTACTGCTGTACTGTTATCAGAAGCTGACTTCACTTTTAGAACCAGAACAATATCAATTATGCAAATTGAATATTAATTCACTTTAATATTTTTGATAAGCAAAATTCACCGAATAAAAAATGATAAAGACAAATGCTCACCAAAATGAAACTTTTTAGCAGTATCACCTGCAATATCAAATTTGATACAGGTAATTGTACTTCTAAAAACACTTAAACAAACTTCCAAACCTATTCCGAAT
This genomic interval from uncultured Marinifilum sp. contains the following:
- a CDS encoding type II and III secretion system protein translates to MKKIYAHLLVLLFVLCLLPGANAQAKLDSLQKKLEQLAIEQIPALNTEVNISVNRVRVDEFLRALANDVDLNLSIPNAQEIYVSNNFSKVKAKDVLLFLCSEYNLRIEVMGSIIKLYAPKQTPMLPPPLDISYAKEKSSLSYDLKGARLGEVAKVITQKSGKNLILAPGLDGQIVNGFVADLPVHKALEQLAFSNNLKVKKEDELLYVIESQLSKNNRSKSNTASNSVRSNVNLGLRSAAGVQVQSNDSISIDIDNYPVAQLFSYVAQQLNKKYATLNPLKGNVSLHLKNVNWDDFLYHLFKGGESTYKFQNEVCFVGDRSNPELKTIKVVPLQFRSVDKLKEQFPAELMRGIDVKEFAELNSFVLLGDADRIYEFDLFLKKIDRLVPVVLIDVIIMEVTDTRGVETGIEAGLGEEPVETSGSVLPGIDMTLSSGSVNNLLDDLGLTSLGKVTPNFYLKLKALETEGKLDLRSTPRLSTLNGHEATLIIGETEYYKEERNDYYGTQNPQLSSQTTYKPVEAELKIVIKPFVAGDGNITLDIDVNQSDLTTRISEFAPPGKVTRQFKSMIRVGNQETVLLGGLEEKRKSKTASGVPFLARIPIIKWFFSSRTEENRKSKLNILIKPTIIG